A section of the Mycobacterium sp. 3519A genome encodes:
- a CDS encoding nitrate reductase subunit alpha → MTTGPRVGSPVEELLERSGRFFTTGEYSADLRTVTHRGGRQGDVFYRDRWSHDKVVRSTHGVNCTGSCSWKIYVKDGIITWETQETDYPSVGPDRPEYEPRGCPRGAAFSWYTYSPTRVRHPYARGVLVEMYREAKAKTADPVQAWADIQADPQRRRRYQRARGKGGLVRVSWAEATEMIAAAHVHTIKTYGPDRIAGFSPIPAMSMVSHAAGSRFVELIGGVMTSFYDWYADLPVASPQVFGDQTDVPESGDWWDASYLVMWGSNVPVTRTPDAHWMAEVRYRGTKVVTVSPDYADNTKFADEWMPCAAGTDGALAMAMGHVVLSEYFVHQRVPFFVDYVRRYTDLPFLIKLEERDGMLVAGKNLTAADLGHDVENAAFKPVFVDGATDTVAVAPGSLGFRYGDDGVGKWNLDLGDLVPALTVARPDGSGETALVHLPRFDTVDGHGETFARGVPVRRVGEHVVCTVFDLMLAQYGVRRPGLPGDWPTGYDDASQPYTPAWQEPITGVSAAQVIRIAKEFARNADESGGRSMIIMGAGICQWFHGDATYRAVLALLLLTGSMGRNGGGWAHYVGQEKCRPVTGWATMAMATDWSRPPRQMAGTSYWYAHTDQWRYDGYRADALASPLGRGRFRDKHTMDVLTSAVSMGWSPFYPQFDRSSLDVADEAKAAGQEVPVYVAGQLASGGLRLAVTDPDNPANWPRVLNVWRANLLGSSSKGNEYFLRHLLGTSSNLQADPAPEALRPNDVAWRDEIPEGKLDLLMCIDFRMTSTTMLSDVVLPAATWYEKADLSSTDMHPFVHAFSPAIDPPWETRSDYEAFGAIARAFSTLAKTHLGTRTDVVVGALLHDTPAAMAYPGGTENDWRVTGDVPVPGKTMGPVAVVERDYAAIADKWAALGPLVERLGLTTKGVTTHPDAEVDYLAGKFGVMDSGPAQGRPAITSAESMADVILALSGTSNGRLAVQGFAELEKRTGVRLTHLAEGSEERRITYADTQARPVPVITSPEWSGSETGGRRYAPFTVNIEQLKPFHTLTGRMHFYVDHDWLEELGEQLPTYRPPLDMSRLFGEPALGEQGIALAVRYLTPHSKWSIHSEYQDNLLMLSLSRGGPTMWMSPQDAAKIEAHDNDWVEAVNRNGVLVCRAIVSHRMPEGVVFVYHAQERTIDVPLTETTGQRGGIHNSLTRLLIKPSHLAGGYAQNAFAFNYLGPTGNQRDEVTVVRRRSQEVTY, encoded by the coding sequence GTGACCACCGGCCCGCGGGTCGGAAGCCCGGTCGAGGAACTACTGGAGCGCAGTGGTCGATTCTTCACCACCGGCGAGTACTCGGCGGACCTTCGAACGGTCACCCACCGCGGCGGTCGGCAGGGCGACGTGTTCTACCGCGACCGATGGAGCCACGACAAGGTGGTCCGCTCCACCCACGGCGTCAACTGCACCGGATCGTGCTCGTGGAAGATCTACGTCAAGGACGGCATCATCACCTGGGAAACCCAGGAAACCGACTATCCGTCCGTCGGCCCGGACCGCCCGGAGTACGAACCGCGCGGCTGTCCACGCGGCGCGGCATTCTCCTGGTACACCTACTCCCCCACCCGGGTTCGCCACCCGTACGCGCGCGGCGTGCTCGTCGAAATGTACAGGGAGGCAAAGGCCAAGACGGCGGACCCGGTTCAGGCGTGGGCCGACATCCAGGCCGACCCGCAGCGCAGGCGCCGCTACCAACGCGCCCGCGGCAAGGGCGGACTGGTCCGGGTGAGCTGGGCCGAAGCCACCGAGATGATCGCCGCCGCACACGTGCACACCATCAAGACCTACGGTCCGGACCGGATCGCCGGCTTCTCGCCCATTCCGGCGATGTCGATGGTCAGCCACGCCGCAGGCTCGCGGTTCGTGGAACTGATCGGCGGGGTGATGACGTCGTTCTACGACTGGTACGCCGACCTGCCGGTCGCCTCGCCGCAGGTGTTCGGGGATCAGACGGATGTACCGGAATCCGGTGACTGGTGGGACGCGTCCTACCTCGTCATGTGGGGATCCAATGTGCCCGTCACGCGTACCCCTGACGCACACTGGATGGCCGAGGTCCGCTACCGCGGCACCAAAGTCGTCACCGTCAGCCCCGACTACGCCGACAACACCAAGTTCGCCGACGAGTGGATGCCGTGCGCGGCGGGCACCGACGGCGCACTGGCGATGGCGATGGGTCACGTCGTCCTCTCGGAATACTTTGTCCACCAACGTGTCCCCTTCTTCGTCGACTATGTCCGCCGCTACACCGACCTGCCGTTCCTGATCAAACTCGAGGAACGCGACGGGATGCTCGTCGCAGGCAAGAACCTCACCGCGGCCGACCTCGGCCACGACGTCGAAAACGCCGCCTTCAAACCGGTTTTCGTCGACGGCGCCACCGATACCGTCGCGGTGGCACCCGGATCGCTTGGCTTCCGCTACGGCGACGACGGCGTCGGCAAGTGGAATCTGGACCTCGGGGACCTGGTGCCCGCGCTCACCGTGGCACGCCCCGACGGTTCGGGCGAAACCGCACTTGTCCACCTGCCGCGCTTCGACACCGTCGACGGGCACGGCGAGACCTTCGCCCGCGGCGTGCCGGTGCGCCGGGTCGGCGAGCATGTGGTGTGCACGGTGTTCGACCTGATGCTCGCCCAATACGGCGTGCGGCGACCCGGCCTGCCCGGCGACTGGCCCACCGGCTACGACGACGCGAGTCAGCCCTACACCCCGGCGTGGCAGGAGCCGATCACCGGGGTGTCGGCGGCGCAGGTCATCAGAATCGCCAAGGAGTTCGCCCGCAACGCGGACGAATCCGGGGGCCGGTCGATGATCATCATGGGCGCCGGCATCTGCCAGTGGTTCCACGGCGACGCCACCTACCGCGCGGTGCTGGCGCTGCTGCTGCTGACCGGTTCGATGGGACGCAACGGTGGCGGCTGGGCGCACTATGTCGGCCAGGAGAAATGCAGGCCGGTCACCGGGTGGGCGACGATGGCGATGGCCACCGACTGGTCGCGGCCGCCGCGGCAGATGGCGGGCACGTCGTACTGGTACGCGCACACCGACCAGTGGCGTTACGACGGCTACCGCGCCGACGCGCTGGCCAGTCCGCTCGGCAGGGGCCGGTTCCGCGATAAACACACGATGGATGTGCTCACCTCGGCGGTGTCGATGGGCTGGAGCCCGTTCTATCCTCAGTTCGACCGGTCCAGCCTGGACGTCGCCGACGAGGCGAAGGCCGCAGGCCAAGAAGTACCGGTCTATGTCGCCGGGCAATTGGCGTCGGGCGGCCTGAGGCTCGCCGTCACCGATCCCGACAACCCGGCGAACTGGCCGCGCGTGCTGAACGTCTGGCGGGCCAACCTGCTCGGCTCGTCGAGCAAGGGCAACGAGTACTTCCTGCGTCACCTGCTCGGTACGTCGTCGAACCTGCAGGCCGATCCTGCCCCAGAAGCGTTGCGGCCCAACGACGTCGCATGGCGCGACGAGATCCCGGAAGGCAAGCTCGACCTTCTGATGTGCATCGACTTCCGGATGACGTCCACCACCATGCTCTCCGACGTGGTGCTACCGGCGGCCACCTGGTACGAGAAGGCCGACCTGTCCAGTACCGACATGCACCCCTTCGTGCACGCGTTCAGCCCCGCGATCGACCCACCGTGGGAAACCCGGTCGGACTACGAGGCTTTCGGCGCGATCGCGCGCGCATTCAGCACGCTGGCCAAGACGCACCTCGGCACCCGCACGGACGTCGTGGTCGGCGCCCTGCTGCACGACACGCCGGCGGCGATGGCCTATCCCGGCGGCACCGAGAACGACTGGCGCGTCACGGGCGACGTGCCGGTCCCCGGTAAGACGATGGGGCCGGTGGCTGTGGTGGAACGTGACTACGCCGCGATCGCCGACAAGTGGGCCGCCCTCGGGCCGCTGGTGGAACGTCTCGGCCTGACGACGAAAGGCGTCACCACCCACCCGGACGCCGAGGTCGACTACCTCGCAGGCAAGTTCGGTGTGATGGATTCCGGTCCCGCGCAAGGCCGTCCGGCCATCACCTCGGCCGAGAGCATGGCCGACGTCATCCTGGCGCTGTCCGGGACGTCCAATGGGCGCCTGGCCGTGCAGGGCTTCGCCGAACTCGAGAAGCGCACGGGCGTGCGCTTGACCCACCTGGCCGAGGGCAGCGAGGAACGCCGCATCACCTACGCCGACACCCAGGCCAGGCCGGTTCCGGTGATCACCAGCCCGGAGTGGTCGGGCAGCGAGACCGGTGGCCGCCGATACGCCCCGTTCACCGTGAACATCGAACAGCTCAAACCGTTTCACACGTTGACCGGGCGGATGCACTTCTACGTCGACCACGACTGGCTCGAGGAACTCGGCGAGCAGCTGCCCACCTATCGGCCGCCGCTCGACATGTCACGCCTGTTCGGCGAGCCGGCCCTCGGGGAGCAGGGCATCGCACTGGCCGTCCGCTACCTCACCCCGCATTCGAAATGGTCGATCCACTCGGAGTATCAGGACAACCTGCTGATGTTGTCGCTGTCACGCGGCGGTCCGACGATGTGGATGAGCCCGCAGGACGCCGCCAAAATAGAAGCGCACGACAATGATTGGGTCGAGGCCGTCAACCGCAACGGTGTGCTGGTGTGCCGGGCCATCGTGTCGCACCGGATGCCGGAGGGCGTGGTGTTCGTCTATCACGCGCAGGAGCGCACCATCGACGTGCCGCTCACCGAGACGACCGGGCAGCGTGGCGGGATCCACAACTCGCTGACCCGGCTGCTGATCAAGCCGAGCCACCTCGCAGGCGGCTACGCGCAGAACGCGTTCGCGTTCAACTACCTCGGCCCGACGGGCAACCAGCGCGACGAGGTGACCGTGGTGCGGCGTCGGTCGCAGGAGGTGACGTACTGA
- a CDS encoding NarK/NasA family nitrate transporter, whose protein sequence is MKTATPPDTSARRSLNLALATWVSAINFWAWNMIGPLSTTYAGDLTLSSSEASILVATPILVGSIGRVVVGALTDRYGGRVMFIAISLASIVPVLAVGAAGSAGSYPLLVVFGFFLGIAGTIFAVGIPFANNWYDPARRGFATGVFGMGMVGTALSAFFTPRFVRWFGLFTTHVVIAVALAATAVLCIVVMRNAPRFEPNTDPVLPKLKAAAKLPVTWEMSFLYAVVFGGFVAFANYLPTYIKTIYGFPPVEAGARTAAFALAAVLARPVGGALSDRIAPKYVVLVSFAGTALMAFIAVFQPPPDVWSAATFITLAIFLGIGTGGVFAWVARRAPAKSVGSVTGIVAAAGGLGGYFPPLVMGATYDQADNDYTVGLLLLVLTALVALGYTAFRLHAHEPAPAARESTA, encoded by the coding sequence GTGAAAACGGCGACGCCGCCGGACACGAGCGCTCGGCGCAGTTTGAACCTGGCATTGGCGACCTGGGTGTCAGCCATCAACTTCTGGGCCTGGAACATGATCGGCCCGCTGTCGACCACCTATGCCGGCGACCTGACGCTGAGCAGTTCCGAAGCCTCGATTTTGGTCGCGACCCCGATCCTGGTCGGTTCGATCGGCAGGGTGGTCGTCGGCGCACTCACCGATCGGTACGGCGGTCGGGTCATGTTCATCGCGATATCACTCGCGTCGATCGTGCCGGTGCTGGCCGTCGGTGCCGCGGGATCGGCGGGGTCCTATCCGCTGCTGGTGGTGTTCGGTTTCTTCCTCGGCATCGCGGGCACGATCTTCGCCGTCGGCATTCCGTTCGCCAACAACTGGTACGACCCGGCCCGGCGCGGATTCGCGACCGGCGTGTTCGGGATGGGCATGGTCGGTACCGCGCTGTCGGCGTTCTTCACACCGCGATTCGTCCGGTGGTTCGGCCTGTTCACCACGCACGTCGTCATCGCGGTCGCCCTCGCGGCGACGGCGGTGCTGTGCATCGTGGTGATGCGCAATGCGCCGCGGTTCGAACCGAACACCGATCCGGTGTTACCGAAACTGAAGGCTGCGGCCAAACTTCCGGTGACGTGGGAGATGTCGTTCCTCTACGCGGTGGTGTTCGGCGGCTTCGTCGCATTCGCCAACTACCTGCCCACCTACATCAAGACGATCTACGGGTTCCCGCCGGTCGAGGCGGGTGCGCGCACCGCGGCGTTCGCACTCGCGGCGGTGCTCGCCCGTCCGGTCGGCGGTGCCTTGTCGGATCGGATCGCACCCAAATACGTGGTGCTGGTTTCGTTCGCAGGTACGGCGCTGATGGCGTTCATCGCGGTATTCCAACCACCGCCGGACGTTTGGTCGGCCGCCACGTTCATCACGCTCGCGATCTTCCTCGGCATCGGGACGGGCGGCGTGTTCGCATGGGTGGCCCGTCGCGCGCCCGCCAAATCGGTCGGTTCGGTCACCGGAATCGTCGCCGCCGCAGGCGGATTGGGCGGCTACTTCCCGCCGCTGGTGATGGGCGCCACCTACGACCAGGCCGACAACGACTACACCGTCGGCCTGCTGTTGCTCGTGCTGACCGCACTGGTCGCGTTGGGGTACACAGCTTTTCGGCTGCACGCGCACGAACCCGCGCCGGCCGCTAGAGAGTCGACGGCGTGA
- a CDS encoding DUF4383 domain-containing protein has protein sequence MTATTPKYMAVQAAAVLVAAGFVVIGVLGFIPGVTTDGKLFGLFAVSGLDNVLHLVSGFVGFALARTYAASRAYFLGGGLVYLALWLHGVLVGSGLLPVNGPDNWLHFGLGVGMVLLGLTLAGQRDPTKRRRLPKSASGR, from the coding sequence ATGACCGCGACCACCCCTAAGTACATGGCCGTGCAGGCCGCAGCGGTGTTGGTTGCTGCCGGGTTCGTGGTGATCGGCGTGCTGGGCTTCATTCCTGGCGTGACGACCGACGGCAAACTCTTCGGTTTGTTTGCGGTTTCGGGCCTCGACAACGTCCTGCATCTGGTGTCGGGTTTCGTCGGGTTTGCTCTGGCGCGTACGTATGCGGCGTCGCGGGCGTATTTCCTCGGCGGCGGCCTGGTGTACCTGGCGCTGTGGTTGCACGGCGTGCTCGTGGGCAGCGGCCTGCTACCAGTGAACGGCCCCGACAATTGGCTGCATTTCGGCCTCGGCGTCGGCATGGTGCTGCTCGGTTTGACGCTGGCAGGACAGCGCGACCCGACGAAGCGTCGACGTTTGCCGAAATCCGCATCGGGGCGGTAA
- a CDS encoding enoyl-CoA hydratase/isomerase family protein encodes MTDYEHLQYDQRGPVTVITINRPERMNAIGPQTHSELVDAWGRFRDDDDALVGVLTGAGERAFSAGGDLKAARAGELDVDASPGDGVLGPSRWTDVYKPTIAAVNGVAYAGGLEWACWTDMAIADEHATFGVTCRRWNIGLADGGTQRLTRILGYRRAIELIITGRVIDAREAERIGLVNEVVPTGTCLQRAIALAETVAKLPQPALRTDLEAARTGLGRPLDEGLRIEAECFGRSIGAPETLEGLRRFNERDHPDLARSR; translated from the coding sequence GTGACCGACTACGAACACCTACAATACGACCAGCGCGGCCCCGTCACGGTCATCACGATCAACCGGCCGGAGCGCATGAACGCCATTGGGCCGCAGACACATTCGGAGCTGGTCGATGCCTGGGGCCGGTTTCGCGACGACGACGACGCCCTGGTCGGCGTGCTCACCGGCGCGGGCGAGCGGGCGTTCTCGGCGGGCGGTGACCTGAAGGCGGCGCGTGCCGGCGAGTTGGACGTCGACGCCAGTCCCGGCGACGGCGTGCTGGGCCCGTCGCGGTGGACCGACGTCTACAAGCCCACCATCGCGGCCGTCAACGGTGTCGCGTATGCGGGCGGCCTGGAGTGGGCCTGCTGGACCGACATGGCCATCGCCGACGAACACGCCACCTTCGGCGTGACCTGTCGCCGGTGGAACATCGGGCTGGCCGACGGTGGCACGCAACGGCTTACCCGCATCCTCGGATACCGGCGCGCGATCGAACTGATCATCACCGGCCGGGTCATCGACGCCCGGGAAGCCGAACGCATCGGCCTTGTCAACGAAGTCGTGCCGACGGGGACGTGCCTGCAGCGGGCAATCGCGTTGGCCGAGACCGTCGCCAAGCTGCCGCAGCCCGCGTTGCGCACCGATCTGGAGGCCGCCCGCACCGGTCTGGGCCGCCCCCTGGACGAAGGTCTGCGCATCGAGGCCGAGTGCTTCGGCCGCTCCATCGGCGCACCCGAGACCCTTGAAGGGCTACGCCGGTTCAACGAGCGCGACCATCCCGACCTGGCCCGTTCACGCTGA
- a CDS encoding SRPBCC family protein, with amino-acid sequence MSTPTRASVADDVEIVRRIFAHIDAGTTDEGAAWREPVENYLSASRFAAELQTLRAHPSVFLPAAVIPNPGDHAERTTFGVPLFAVRGRDGRARVFRNSCRHRGMALVEGPGCAHALTCRYHGWTYRLDGTLAHVPHADAFPDLDMNSRGLVEVDSQEVDGLIVIGPLQSPARGADAAMSALTDGSPWRDKLLPAQRLFAVRPALRAMNWKVLVEQFLEGYHIRTTHKNTFYPLQYDDLNVVETFGPNSRITFPFRNIERLRERPESSWVINHRVTYVYHLFPNVMVATFPNQMLVITIDPVDLDHTTVTIYAMVAPEVAEHLSANPSVAEGSRNLLNEGGVEDNEMSEGVQRGLHAGANAFVEFGTHESAIGHFHANLDDRLAGAR; translated from the coding sequence ATGAGCACTCCGACAAGGGCGTCGGTCGCCGACGATGTGGAGATCGTCCGCCGCATCTTCGCGCACATCGACGCGGGCACCACCGACGAAGGTGCCGCCTGGCGCGAGCCGGTCGAAAATTACCTGAGCGCAAGCAGATTCGCCGCCGAGCTGCAGACGCTGCGCGCTCATCCGAGCGTGTTCCTGCCCGCGGCGGTCATCCCGAATCCCGGCGACCACGCCGAACGCACCACGTTCGGGGTGCCGCTGTTCGCCGTCCGCGGCCGCGACGGCCGGGCCCGCGTCTTCCGCAACTCGTGTCGGCACCGCGGCATGGCCCTGGTGGAGGGTCCGGGCTGCGCCCACGCCCTGACCTGCCGCTACCACGGCTGGACCTACCGCCTCGACGGCACGCTCGCCCACGTGCCGCACGCCGACGCCTTCCCCGATCTCGACATGAACAGCCGCGGACTGGTGGAGGTGGACAGCCAGGAAGTGGACGGCCTCATCGTCATCGGCCCGCTGCAGTCGCCTGCGCGGGGCGCCGACGCCGCGATGTCGGCGCTGACCGACGGCAGCCCGTGGCGCGACAAGCTGCTACCCGCGCAGCGCCTGTTCGCGGTTCGCCCGGCCCTGCGGGCGATGAACTGGAAGGTGCTCGTCGAGCAATTCCTCGAGGGCTACCACATTCGCACCACGCACAAGAACACCTTCTATCCGCTCCAGTACGACGACCTCAACGTCGTCGAGACGTTCGGGCCCAACAGCCGAATCACGTTCCCGTTCCGCAACATCGAACGCCTGCGGGAGCGTCCCGAATCGTCATGGGTGATCAACCACCGGGTGACCTACGTGTACCACCTGTTCCCGAATGTGATGGTGGCGACGTTCCCCAATCAGATGCTGGTCATCACCATCGACCCGGTCGACCTCGACCACACGACCGTCACCATCTACGCCATGGTCGCCCCCGAGGTGGCCGAGCACCTGTCGGCCAACCCCTCGGTCGCCGAAGGGTCGCGCAACCTGCTCAACGAGGGCGGGGTGGAGGACAACGAGATGTCCGAAGGCGTCCAGCGCGGACTGCACGCAGGTGCCAACGCGTTCGTCGAGTTCGGCACGCACGAGAGCGCGATCGGCCACTTCCACGCCAACCTCGACGACCGGTTGGCGGGCGCGCGGTGA
- the gnd gene encoding phosphogluconate dehydrogenase (NAD(+)-dependent, decarboxylating): MQLGMVGLGRMGANLVRRLMRDGHRCVVYDMNAEAVAGLAGEGATGADSLSDFVQKLEQPRAVWLMLPAAVVDETLDQLVDLLSPGDTVIDGGNSYYRDDIVRAKRLVAKNIHYVDCGTSGGVWGLERGYSLMIGGETEVVGRLDPIFKTIAPGEGSAEPTPNRTRTDGTAQNGYLHCGPSGAGHFVKMVHNGVEYGMMAAIAEGLSIIKHANAGTVNRTVDAETTPLRDPWAYQYDIDVAEVAEVWRRGSVVSSWLVDLIADAMARSPELDDFTGRVSDSGEGRWTVLAAVDEGVPAPVITTSLFERFQSRQLGEFTDKVLSAMRSEFGGHAEKKS, encoded by the coding sequence ATGCAACTGGGAATGGTGGGACTCGGGCGGATGGGCGCGAATCTGGTTCGGCGTCTGATGCGCGACGGGCATCGCTGCGTGGTCTACGACATGAACGCCGAAGCCGTCGCGGGCCTGGCAGGTGAAGGCGCCACCGGCGCGGACTCGTTGAGTGACTTCGTGCAGAAACTCGAGCAGCCGCGGGCGGTCTGGTTGATGCTGCCTGCCGCGGTGGTGGACGAGACGCTCGACCAATTGGTGGACCTGTTGTCACCCGGCGACACCGTGATCGACGGCGGTAACTCCTACTACCGCGACGACATCGTCCGCGCCAAGCGCCTGGTGGCCAAGAACATCCACTACGTGGACTGCGGAACCAGCGGCGGCGTGTGGGGACTGGAGCGCGGCTACAGCCTGATGATCGGCGGCGAGACCGAGGTCGTCGGACGACTCGACCCGATCTTCAAGACGATCGCACCGGGCGAGGGTAGTGCCGAACCCACCCCAAACCGCACCCGCACCGACGGCACCGCCCAGAACGGGTATCTGCACTGCGGGCCAAGCGGCGCAGGGCATTTCGTCAAGATGGTACATAACGGGGTGGAGTACGGGATGATGGCCGCCATCGCCGAGGGGCTGAGCATCATCAAGCACGCCAACGCGGGAACGGTCAACCGCACGGTCGACGCGGAGACCACGCCATTGCGCGATCCGTGGGCTTACCAGTACGACATCGATGTCGCAGAAGTGGCCGAAGTGTGGCGGCGCGGATCCGTGGTGTCCTCGTGGCTGGTGGACCTGATCGCCGACGCGATGGCGCGGTCACCGGAACTCGACGACTTCACCGGCCGCGTTTCGGATTCCGGCGAGGGCCGGTGGACGGTGCTCGCAGCGGTCGACGAGGGTGTGCCGGCACCGGTGATCACCACGTCGTTGTTCGAACGATTCCAGTCGCGACAACTCGGCGAGTTCACCGACAAGGTGCTCTCGGCGATGCGCAGCGAATTCGGCGGGCACGCCGAGAAGAAGTCATGA
- the zwf gene encoding glucose-6-phosphate dehydrogenase → MTTPATAPADVLVIFGITGDLARKMTFRSLYRLERRKLLDCPIVGVARDDWSEAALHDHARSAIETAGETIDEDVFARFAARLSMVSGDFGDAKTYERVARAIEGKHTPVFYLEIPPSLFGRVVEGLAHANLTSHARVVVEKPFGHDLESARALNAQLRSVLDEWQIFRIDHFLGKEPAMDIMFLRFANSVFEPLWNRDRIQCVQITMAENFGVEDRGSFYDPVGALRDVVQNHLLQLIGLFAAEPPSVADADGLRDKRVEVFRAIPSIDPAHYVRGQYDGYRSVKGVQPDSQTETFAALRLEIDNWRWSGVPFFLRAGKALPVRATEIRVIFKRPPKLAIMKDRPDPNELVLRIDPNPGTDMVIQAKEPGVNSTRCVDLSLTFAKELGEAPEPYERLLSDAMRGDSAQFAREDGVEETWRIVQPLLDSPPPVQPYEVGSWGPADAAKLVVGHPKWREPWLES, encoded by the coding sequence ATGACCACACCCGCGACAGCGCCCGCCGATGTCCTCGTGATCTTCGGCATCACAGGCGATCTGGCCAGGAAGATGACGTTCCGGTCGCTGTACCGGCTGGAGCGCCGCAAGCTGCTCGACTGCCCGATCGTCGGTGTGGCACGCGACGATTGGTCGGAAGCCGCGCTGCACGATCACGCGCGCAGCGCGATCGAGACCGCAGGCGAAACCATTGACGAGGATGTCTTCGCTCGATTCGCTGCGCGGTTGTCGATGGTGTCCGGTGACTTCGGTGACGCGAAAACCTATGAGCGAGTGGCCCGCGCGATCGAGGGCAAGCACACGCCGGTGTTCTATCTCGAGATACCGCCTTCGCTGTTCGGCCGCGTCGTCGAGGGTTTGGCACACGCCAACCTGACCTCGCACGCCCGGGTGGTGGTGGAGAAGCCGTTCGGCCATGACCTGGAGTCGGCGCGGGCGCTCAACGCACAGTTGCGCAGCGTGCTCGACGAGTGGCAGATCTTCCGCATCGACCACTTTCTCGGCAAGGAACCGGCGATGGACATCATGTTCCTGCGGTTCGCCAACTCCGTCTTCGAGCCGTTGTGGAACCGGGACCGGATCCAGTGCGTGCAGATCACCATGGCCGAGAATTTCGGTGTGGAGGACCGCGGCAGCTTCTACGATCCGGTCGGCGCGCTGCGTGACGTGGTGCAGAACCACCTGCTGCAGTTGATCGGCTTGTTCGCCGCCGAACCGCCCAGCGTCGCCGACGCCGACGGGTTGCGCGACAAGCGTGTCGAGGTGTTCCGTGCCATTCCGTCGATCGACCCCGCCCACTATGTACGAGGACAGTACGACGGATACCGGTCCGTCAAGGGCGTGCAACCGGACTCGCAGACCGAGACGTTCGCCGCGCTCCGGCTGGAGATCGACAACTGGCGCTGGTCGGGGGTGCCGTTTTTCCTGCGGGCAGGCAAGGCACTTCCGGTGCGGGCCACCGAGATTCGCGTCATCTTCAAACGTCCGCCCAAGCTGGCGATCATGAAGGACAGGCCGGATCCCAACGAACTCGTGCTGCGCATCGATCCCAACCCGGGCACCGATATGGTGATCCAGGCCAAGGAGCCCGGCGTGAACAGCACGCGATGCGTCGACCTGTCGTTGACCTTCGCCAAGGAACTGGGCGAGGCGCCGGAACCCTACGAGCGGCTGCTGAGCGACGCGATGCGCGGTGACTCAGCGCAATTCGCCAGGGAGGACGGCGTCGAGGAGACTTGGCGCATCGTGCAACCGCTGCTCGACTCGCCGCCGCCGGTGCAGCCGTACGAGGTCGGCTCGTGGGGTCCCGCCGACGCGGCGAAACTGGTTGTCGGGCATCCTAAATGGCGTGAACCCTGGCTGGAGTCGTAG